In one Chitinophaga sancti genomic region, the following are encoded:
- a CDS encoding SDR family NAD(P)-dependent oxidoreductase, which translates to MKVTLITGASGGIGEAFARQLAKEGHNLLLIARSVNKLKSLCGELSQQYKITAHYLPIDLAQQGSDARIAAEVRDKNLEVDWLINNAGIGSGGDLLEYTMDEYRNMMHLNMDAMVALTHQFLPAMRARKSGTIINVGSMAGFNGIPYMNVYAATKGFVMYFTEALWEENRLYNIHAMLLCPGATATGFFDAAKIGSERKSSFSTKKMETPEQVVAAAMKGLQKKSMLTISGFQNKVMKALLRFIPVKAGMKMYGNMMRKNLNLEIK; encoded by the coding sequence ATGAAAGTTACATTGATCACAGGTGCCTCCGGCGGCATCGGCGAAGCCTTCGCCCGGCAACTGGCCAAAGAAGGCCACAATTTATTGTTGATAGCAAGGTCTGTCAATAAACTAAAATCCCTCTGCGGGGAACTCAGCCAACAATACAAGATCACCGCACACTATCTCCCCATCGACCTCGCACAGCAGGGCAGTGATGCACGCATTGCTGCCGAAGTACGTGATAAAAACCTGGAGGTAGACTGGCTGATCAATAATGCCGGCATTGGTAGCGGGGGCGATCTGCTGGAATATACCATGGATGAATACCGCAACATGATGCACCTGAATATGGATGCCATGGTAGCCCTCACACATCAGTTCCTGCCGGCCATGCGTGCACGAAAAAGCGGTACCATTATCAATGTAGGTTCTATGGCAGGGTTTAATGGCATCCCTTATATGAATGTATACGCAGCTACCAAAGGATTCGTGATGTACTTTACGGAAGCACTCTGGGAAGAGAATAGGCTGTACAATATTCATGCGATGCTCTTATGCCCGGGTGCGACAGCAACAGGTTTCTTTGATGCCGCCAAAATAGGCAGTGAACGCAAAAGCAGTTTCTCCACTAAAAAAATGGAAACACCGGAACAGGTGGTTGCTGCTGCCATGAAAGGATTGCAAAAGAAATCCATGCTGACCATCAGCGGTTTTCAGAATAAGGTAATGAAAGCGCTGTTGAGGTTCATTCCTGTAAAAGCAGGCATGAAAATGTATGGAAATATGATGCGGAAAAATCTGAACTTAGAGATAAAGTAA
- a CDS encoding helix-turn-helix domain-containing protein, protein MATSTFSSIPTCIGADLKSKGFKVQEVSGIIPAAEIHARRDYFKIIMVRGDFTLRFGDKSIAMDGTYLFFANPKVQHTIIPRSQERSGYACVFTEDFVAGRELTELLQNSPLFRSAEFPVLALNEDQVGFLTGIFKKMLAVYDSDYEHRDDLFRNCIELIIHEALQIQPVNLDLREHNAAARITRSFLELLEKQFPIDNPAEPLKLRTAQHFAQSLSVHTNYLNRTVKAVTGKPTSVLIAERITAEAKALLQHTNWSVADIAYGLGFEYPTYFNNYFKRITGTTPNAIRFENHK, encoded by the coding sequence ATGGCAACAAGCACTTTTTCCAGCATACCCACCTGTATTGGGGCAGACTTAAAATCCAAAGGTTTCAAAGTACAGGAGGTATCTGGCATCATTCCGGCTGCTGAAATTCACGCAAGAAGAGATTATTTTAAAATAATCATGGTAAGGGGGGATTTCACGCTCAGGTTCGGAGACAAAAGTATAGCAATGGATGGTACCTATCTTTTCTTCGCCAATCCAAAAGTACAGCATACCATCATCCCCCGTTCCCAGGAGCGCTCCGGCTATGCCTGCGTGTTCACCGAAGATTTTGTCGCCGGCAGGGAACTGACCGAGCTCCTGCAAAATTCCCCCTTATTCCGCTCTGCAGAATTTCCGGTACTGGCACTCAATGAAGACCAGGTCGGGTTTCTAACAGGGATCTTTAAAAAAATGCTTGCTGTTTATGACAGTGATTATGAACACAGAGATGACCTCTTCCGCAACTGCATTGAACTCATCATTCACGAAGCCCTCCAGATCCAACCCGTGAACCTGGACCTGAGAGAACACAATGCAGCAGCCCGCATCACCCGGTCCTTTTTAGAACTCCTGGAAAAACAGTTCCCGATCGACAATCCTGCAGAGCCACTCAAACTACGTACTGCACAGCACTTTGCCCAATCACTATCAGTACATACCAATTACCTGAACCGTACAGTCAAAGCAGTCACCGGCAAACCCACCTCCGTACTCATTGCCGAAAGGATCACTGCCGAAGCCAAAGCCCTGCTTCAGCATACCAACTGGAGCGTAGCGGACATCGCTTATGGCCTGGGCTTTGAATACCCCACTTATTTCAATAACTATTTCAAAAGGATCACCGGCACTACCCCAAACGCAATCAGGTTTGAAAATCATAAATAA
- a CDS encoding YciI family protein produces MKHLFIALLLLTGAAHAQTKQTMKAFVLLVKVPSTYTTALAKSVNPKWEQAIADWKASGHYITSFAYPGESRTINQQATKENERQVSSILLRAENIEEATELAKACPVLAYGGSVEIRELPKGVPQIFEPVASAQ; encoded by the coding sequence ATGAAACACTTATTCATCGCATTGCTGCTCTTAACAGGTGCAGCCCACGCACAAACCAAACAAACCATGAAAGCATTTGTCCTGCTGGTAAAAGTACCTTCCACTTACACAACAGCCTTAGCAAAATCAGTGAACCCCAAATGGGAACAAGCCATTGCTGACTGGAAAGCCTCCGGCCATTACATCACCAGCTTTGCCTACCCGGGAGAAAGCAGAACTATCAATCAACAGGCAACAAAGGAAAATGAGCGGCAGGTAAGCAGCATCCTGCTCCGTGCAGAAAATATAGAGGAGGCCACTGAACTGGCGAAAGCCTGTCCTGTATTAGCATACGGAGGTAGTGTAGAAATCAGGGAACTTCCGAAAGGCGTACCCCAGATCTTTGAACCAGTAGCCTCCGCTCAATAA
- a CDS encoding alpha-L-fucosidase, which yields MKRLSVILILVIVAQLPSFAQQVLPSKDQIAWADAEIGVIIHLDINIFAPASFDYKKKETLPPLSVFNPSKLNTDQWVKTAKAAGAKYAILTVKHGTGFCLWPSAVHAYNVGHTPYQQDILQAFIASCKKYGLQPGLYYNTNTNTYLGTQHDEAYNKAVLAQLNEIWSNYGPMFEIWFDGGLQDGLEADVLKMIREKQPQAILFQGPLKAGNTIRWIGNEDGFAAYPQWSRANETTASDGAVKIDGLHGDPEGKYWCPGESDFPIRKNYAWNGGWLWKAGEDKDLFSVKELVEKYYKSVGRNTNMLVGMVVDTSGLIPKADSLVFDSFGRHLKHGFSAPLAQRSDLTRSIIELKNRSGKAVRELMIMEDLEYGENILSYSLQVKVHDDWKEVATGESVGHKRLQTFNPVAGEEWRLMITGNAGPLHIKLVALY from the coding sequence ATGAAGAGGTTGTCCGTTATCTTGATACTCGTCATTGTTGCCCAGCTGCCATCTTTCGCTCAACAGGTTCTACCCTCTAAAGACCAGATAGCATGGGCAGATGCCGAGATAGGTGTAATTATCCACCTGGATATCAACATCTTTGCACCTGCATCCTTTGATTATAAAAAGAAAGAAACGCTTCCTCCATTATCGGTTTTCAACCCTTCCAAACTCAATACAGACCAATGGGTAAAGACTGCAAAAGCTGCAGGTGCTAAGTATGCCATCCTAACGGTGAAGCATGGTACGGGCTTTTGCCTCTGGCCTTCTGCCGTGCATGCATATAATGTAGGCCATACACCTTACCAGCAAGATATTCTGCAGGCATTTATTGCTTCCTGTAAGAAGTATGGGCTACAACCTGGCCTGTATTATAACACTAATACCAACACGTATCTCGGCACCCAACACGATGAAGCCTATAATAAAGCCGTACTGGCGCAATTAAATGAGATCTGGAGTAACTACGGTCCTATGTTCGAAATCTGGTTTGATGGCGGTTTACAGGATGGGCTGGAAGCAGACGTATTAAAGATGATCCGTGAAAAACAACCACAGGCCATTCTATTCCAGGGCCCATTAAAAGCCGGAAATACCATTCGCTGGATCGGTAATGAAGATGGTTTTGCTGCTTATCCACAATGGAGCCGGGCAAATGAAACGACAGCTTCTGATGGTGCCGTGAAAATAGATGGTTTGCATGGTGATCCGGAAGGTAAATACTGGTGCCCGGGAGAATCTGATTTTCCTATCCGTAAAAACTATGCCTGGAATGGCGGTTGGTTGTGGAAAGCGGGGGAAGACAAGGACCTGTTTTCAGTAAAAGAACTGGTGGAGAAATATTATAAGAGTGTGGGCCGCAATACAAATATGCTGGTTGGAATGGTGGTAGATACAAGTGGGTTAATACCCAAAGCAGACTCCCTGGTATTTGATAGCTTTGGCCGCCATTTAAAGCATGGTTTTTCAGCTCCCCTGGCCCAGCGCAGTGATTTGACCAGATCCATTATTGAGCTTAAAAACAGGAGCGGAAAGGCTGTCAGAGAACTAATGATAATGGAGGACCTGGAGTATGGAGAGAATATCCTGTCTTATAGTCTGCAGGTAAAGGTGCATGATGACTGGAAGGAGGTAGCTACCGGGGAATCTGTAGGGCATAAGCGCTTACAGACCTTTAACCCGGTGGCTGGTGAGGAATGGCGCTTAATGATCACCGGGAATGCGGGGCCGCTGCATATTAAACTGGTAGCACTCTATTAG